From Streptomyces sp. TLI_105, the proteins below share one genomic window:
- a CDS encoding rhodanese-like domain-containing protein has protein sequence MNFSPLPSVEAASVPADALVLDVRENDEWAAGHVEGALHVPMSDFVARFGEVTEAVAERGRAYVMCRVGGRSAQVTQYLVQQGFDAVNVDGGMLAWDGAGRPMVAESGSPAFVL, from the coding sequence ATGAATTTCTCCCCGCTGCCCTCCGTGGAGGCGGCTTCCGTGCCGGCCGATGCCCTGGTGCTGGACGTCAGGGAGAACGACGAGTGGGCGGCCGGTCATGTCGAGGGTGCGCTGCACGTGCCGATGAGTGACTTCGTGGCCCGCTTCGGTGAGGTGACGGAGGCCGTGGCCGAGCGTGGTCGCGCTTATGTGATGTGCCGGGTCGGGGGTCGTTCGGCGCAGGTCACCCAGTACCTGGTGCAGCAGGGCTTCGATGCGGTGAACGTGGACGGCGGGATGCTCGCCTGGGACGGTGCCGGGCGCCCGATGGTGGCGGAGAGCGGGAGCCCGGCCTTCGTTCTCTGA
- a CDS encoding acyl-CoA dehydrogenase family protein produces MDFTFTEEQQAAVEAAKAIFSDVAPDAVPSPALTPGAVADDLDRPLWTRLAAADLLGLALTPEHGGAGLDPVALCLVLRESARVLARVPLLETSAVALTVERYAHPRTAAALLPRVARGELVLTAAAQGRTGHEPADHAVTARRDETGWTLDGLQTAVPWAHRADIIAVPAHTTEGGTVLALLPRTHDGLGLTDQYSTNGELLAELRLDAVHLDDTDVIDTDGAWERLRDILTTGTCALALGLGEAVLAMTSQYTGKREQFGHPVATFQAVAVQTADRYIDLRAMEATLWQAAWRLSSDTDGPLPAAGDIAVAKIWASEGVRRVVQTAQHLHGGFGADTDYPLHRYHAWAKHLELSLGPAAAHEEALGDLLAAHPLD; encoded by the coding sequence GTGGACTTCACCTTCACCGAAGAGCAGCAGGCAGCCGTCGAAGCGGCCAAGGCGATCTTCTCGGACGTCGCACCCGACGCCGTCCCCAGCCCCGCCCTCACCCCGGGCGCCGTGGCCGATGACCTCGACCGGCCACTCTGGACACGCCTCGCCGCCGCCGACCTCCTCGGTCTCGCCCTGACCCCCGAGCACGGCGGCGCCGGCCTCGACCCCGTCGCCCTCTGCCTCGTCCTGCGCGAATCCGCCCGCGTCCTCGCCCGCGTCCCGCTCCTGGAGACCAGCGCCGTCGCCCTCACCGTCGAGCGGTACGCCCACCCCCGCACGGCCGCCGCACTGCTCCCCCGCGTCGCCCGCGGCGAACTCGTCCTCACCGCCGCCGCCCAGGGACGCACCGGCCACGAACCCGCCGACCACGCCGTCACCGCGCGCCGCGACGAAACCGGCTGGACCCTCGACGGCCTCCAGACCGCCGTCCCCTGGGCCCACCGCGCCGACATCATCGCCGTACCCGCGCACACCACCGAAGGCGGCACCGTCCTCGCCCTGCTGCCCCGCACCCACGACGGCCTCGGCCTCACCGACCAGTACTCCACCAACGGCGAACTCCTCGCCGAACTCCGCCTCGACGCCGTACACCTCGACGACACGGACGTCATCGACACCGACGGCGCCTGGGAACGACTGCGCGACATCCTCACCACCGGCACCTGCGCGCTCGCCCTCGGCCTGGGGGAGGCCGTCCTCGCCATGACGAGCCAGTACACCGGAAAACGCGAACAGTTCGGCCACCCCGTGGCCACCTTCCAGGCCGTCGCCGTCCAGACCGCCGACCGCTACATCGACCTGCGCGCCATGGAGGCCACCCTCTGGCAGGCCGCCTGGCGCCTCTCCAGCGACACCGACGGGCCCCTGCCCGCGGCGGGCGACATCGCCGTCGCGAAGATCTGGGCCTCCGAAGGAGTACGCCGCGTGGTGCAGACCGCCCAGCACCTGCACGGCGGCTTCGGCGCCGACACCGACTACCCGCTGCACCGCTACCACGCCTGGGCCAAGCACCTCGAACTGTCCCTCGGCCCCGCAGCCGCCCACGAAGAGGCCCTCGGCGACCTACTGGCCGCCCACCCCCTCGACTGA
- a CDS encoding 2Fe-2S iron-sulfur cluster-binding protein: MVSSAAGRAGFHPLRVSEVDRLTDDSVAVTFAVPPELHEAYRHLPGQHLALRRTGEQGEEIRRTYSICAPASPAGEPPVLRVGIRLVDGGSFSTYALKELAVGDLVEVMEPMGRFSLTPRPGHFAAVVGGSGITPVLSMAATLLAREPEARFCLIRSDRTASSTMFLDEVADLKDRYPDRFQLVTVLSREEQQAGLPSGRLDRERLAELLPAMLPVDTIDGWFLCGPFGLVQGAEQALRGLGVDRGRIHQEIFHVDDGSAPAPAPAADAPAHATLTATLHGRSGTWPVERGETLLDTVLRARADAPYACKGGVCGTCRAFVVGGEVRMDRNFALEPEETEAGYVLACQSHPATPDVELDFDR, from the coding sequence ATGGTGTCCTCAGCCGCCGGACGGGCCGGGTTCCATCCGCTCCGGGTGAGCGAGGTCGACCGCCTCACGGACGACTCCGTGGCCGTCACCTTCGCGGTCCCACCCGAACTCCACGAGGCGTACCGACACCTCCCCGGACAGCACCTCGCCCTGCGCCGCACCGGCGAGCAGGGCGAGGAGATCCGGCGCACGTACTCGATCTGCGCCCCCGCCTCCCCGGCCGGCGAACCCCCCGTCCTGCGCGTCGGCATCCGGCTCGTCGACGGCGGCTCGTTCTCGACGTACGCGCTCAAGGAGCTGGCCGTCGGCGACCTCGTCGAGGTCATGGAGCCGATGGGCCGCTTCTCGCTCACCCCGCGCCCCGGCCACTTCGCCGCCGTCGTCGGCGGCAGCGGCATCACCCCGGTGCTCTCGATGGCGGCCACCCTGCTCGCCCGCGAGCCGGAGGCCCGGTTCTGCCTGATCCGCAGCGACCGCACCGCCTCGTCCACGATGTTCCTCGACGAGGTCGCCGACCTCAAGGACCGCTACCCGGACCGCTTCCAGCTCGTCACGGTGCTCTCCCGGGAGGAGCAGCAGGCAGGTCTGCCCTCCGGTCGCCTCGACCGCGAGCGGCTCGCCGAACTGTTGCCCGCCATGCTGCCGGTCGACACGATCGACGGCTGGTTCCTCTGCGGCCCCTTCGGACTCGTCCAGGGCGCCGAGCAGGCACTGCGCGGCCTGGGCGTCGACCGCGGCCGGATCCACCAGGAGATCTTCCACGTCGACGACGGCTCCGCGCCCGCGCCCGCCCCCGCGGCGGACGCCCCCGCGCACGCCACCCTGACGGCCACACTGCACGGCCGGTCCGGCACCTGGCCGGTGGAGCGCGGCGAGACGCTCCTCGACACCGTGCTCCGCGCCCGCGCGGACGCCCCGTACGCCTGCAAGGGCGGGGTGTGCGGCACCTGCCGCGCCTTCGTCGTCGGCGGAGAGGTGCGGATGGACCGCAACTTCGCCCTGGAACCGGAGGAGACGGAAGCCGGATACGTCCTGGCCTGCCAGTCCCACCCGGCCACCCCGGACGTGGAGTTGGACTTCGACCGCTGA
- the paaD gene encoding 1,2-phenylacetyl-CoA epoxidase subunit PaaD: MVTTTALEEELSRIAGSVPDPELPVLTLEELGVMRGVQVLGPGRVEVTLTPTYTGCPAIEAMASDIEQALHRHGVPDVTVVMVLAPAWSTDDISEEGRRKLTEFGIAPPRPQGPAGGPVPLTLAIRCPHCGSTDTELLSRFSSTACKALRRCTACREPFDHFKEL, translated from the coding sequence ATGGTGACCACGACGGCCCTGGAGGAGGAACTGAGCCGCATCGCCGGCTCCGTCCCCGATCCGGAGCTGCCCGTCCTCACCCTGGAGGAACTCGGCGTCATGCGGGGCGTGCAGGTCCTCGGCCCCGGCCGGGTCGAGGTCACCCTCACCCCCACCTACACGGGCTGCCCCGCCATCGAGGCCATGGCCTCCGACATCGAGCAGGCCCTCCACCGGCACGGCGTGCCGGACGTCACCGTCGTCATGGTCCTCGCCCCGGCCTGGTCCACCGACGACATCAGCGAGGAAGGACGGCGCAAACTCACCGAGTTCGGCATCGCCCCGCCCCGTCCCCAGGGACCCGCCGGCGGCCCCGTGCCCCTCACCCTGGCGATCCGCTGCCCGCACTGCGGATCCACCGACACCGAGCTCCTGAGCCGCTTCTCCTCCACCGCGTGCAAGGCACTGCGCCGCTGCACCGCCTGCCGCGAACCGTTCGACCACTTCAAGGAGTTGTAG
- the paaC gene encoding 1,2-phenylacetyl-CoA epoxidase subunit PaaC, which produces MTGTTDTLTAAAALALGDDALVLSHRLGEWAGSAPVLEEEVALANIALDLLGQARVLLSLVGDEDELAYLREERSFRNSQLVEQPNGDFAHTIARQLYFSTYQRLLYGRLASGDGPFAGLAAKAVKEVAYHQDHAEHWTLRLGDGTTESHQRMQRACDALWRYTGELFQPVDGLDLDLPALETAWLDSVTDVLGRATLTVPSGPRTGAWSAGAGRQGLHTESFGRMLAEMQHLHRSHPGATW; this is translated from the coding sequence GTGACCGGCACCACCGACACCCTCACCGCCGCCGCGGCGCTCGCCCTCGGCGACGACGCCCTCGTCCTCTCCCACCGCCTGGGGGAGTGGGCCGGCTCCGCCCCCGTCCTGGAGGAGGAGGTCGCCCTGGCCAACATCGCCCTCGACCTCCTCGGCCAGGCCCGGGTCCTGCTCTCCCTCGTCGGCGACGAGGACGAACTCGCCTACCTCCGCGAGGAGCGCTCCTTCCGGAACAGCCAGCTCGTCGAGCAGCCCAACGGCGACTTCGCCCACACCATCGCCCGGCAGCTCTACTTCTCCACCTACCAGCGCCTCCTGTACGGGCGGCTGGCCTCCGGCGACGGCCCCTTCGCCGGCCTCGCGGCCAAGGCCGTCAAGGAGGTCGCCTACCACCAGGACCACGCCGAGCACTGGACCCTGCGCCTCGGCGACGGCACCACCGAGAGCCACCAGCGGATGCAGCGCGCCTGCGACGCCCTCTGGCGGTACACCGGCGAACTGTTCCAGCCCGTCGACGGCCTGGACCTGGACCTCCCGGCCCTGGAGACCGCCTGGCTGGACTCGGTCACCGACGTCCTCGGCCGGGCCACGCTCACCGTGCCCTCCGGGCCGCGCACCGGCGCCTGGAGCGCGGGCGCCGGCCGACAGGGCCTCCACACCGAGTCCTTCGGACGGATGCTCGCCGAGATGCAGCACCTGCACCGCAGCCACCCGGGGGCGACATGGTGA
- the paaB gene encoding 1,2-phenylacetyl-CoA epoxidase subunit PaaB, translating into MTTDGWPLWEVFVRSRRGLSHTHAGSLHAPDAEMALRNARDLYTRRSEGVSIWVVPSTAITASSPDEKDPFFEPAADKPYRHPTFYEIPEGVKHL; encoded by the coding sequence ATGACGACCGACGGTTGGCCGCTGTGGGAGGTGTTCGTGCGCTCCCGCCGCGGACTGTCCCACACCCACGCGGGCAGTCTCCACGCACCCGACGCGGAGATGGCCCTGCGCAACGCCCGCGACCTCTACACCCGCCGGTCCGAAGGCGTGTCGATCTGGGTCGTCCCCTCCACGGCCATCACCGCCTCCTCGCCCGACGAGAAGGACCCCTTCTTCGAGCCGGCCGCGGACAAGCCCTACCGCCACCCGACCTTCTACGAGATCCCGGAAGGGGTGAAGCACCTGTGA
- the paaA gene encoding 1,2-phenylacetyl-CoA epoxidase subunit PaaA — translation MTAVTAGTAGTTGVPGASDTAAAAEQAAYEAVFDAAVAADERIEPRDWMPEAYRASLVRQIAQHAHSEIIGMQPEANWITRAPSLRRKAILMAKVQDEAGHGLYLYSAAETLGTSRDELLDKLHSGRQKYSSIFNYPTLTWADVGAIGWLVDGAAITNQVPLCRCSYGPYARAMVRVCKEESFHQRQGYEALLALSRGTEAQHAMAQDAVDRWWWPSLMMFGPPDDESTHTAQAMAWKIKRHSNDELRQRFVDIAVPQAEALGLTLPDPDIRWNEERGHYDFGPIDWTEFWDVLKGNGPCNDQRLSKRRQAHEDGAWVREAAAAYADKHTGKHGEARA, via the coding sequence ATGACCGCAGTGACGGCAGGGACGGCAGGGACCACGGGCGTGCCCGGCGCGTCGGACACGGCCGCGGCGGCCGAGCAGGCCGCCTACGAGGCCGTGTTCGACGCCGCCGTCGCCGCCGACGAGCGGATCGAGCCACGCGACTGGATGCCCGAGGCCTACCGCGCCTCCCTCGTCCGGCAGATCGCGCAGCACGCCCACTCCGAGATCATCGGCATGCAGCCCGAGGCGAACTGGATCACCCGCGCGCCCTCGCTGCGCCGCAAGGCGATCCTCATGGCCAAGGTGCAGGACGAGGCCGGCCACGGCCTGTACCTGTACAGCGCGGCGGAGACCCTCGGCACCAGCCGCGACGAGCTCCTCGACAAGCTCCACTCCGGCCGCCAGAAGTACTCCTCGATCTTCAACTACCCCACGCTGACGTGGGCCGACGTGGGCGCGATCGGCTGGCTCGTGGACGGCGCCGCCATCACCAACCAGGTCCCCCTCTGCCGCTGCTCCTACGGCCCGTACGCCCGCGCGATGGTCCGGGTCTGCAAGGAGGAGTCCTTCCACCAGCGCCAGGGGTACGAGGCACTGCTCGCCCTCTCCCGCGGCACCGAGGCCCAGCACGCGATGGCCCAGGACGCCGTGGACCGCTGGTGGTGGCCCTCGCTGATGATGTTCGGCCCCCCGGACGACGAGTCGACCCACACCGCCCAGGCGATGGCCTGGAAGATCAAGCGCCACTCCAACGACGAACTGCGCCAGCGCTTCGTCGACATCGCCGTGCCCCAGGCCGAGGCCCTCGGCCTCACCCTCCCCGACCCCGACATCCGGTGGAACGAGGAGCGCGGGCACTACGACTTCGGCCCGATCGACTGGACCGAGTTCTGGGACGTCCTCAAGGGCAACGGCCCCTGCAACGACCAGCGGCTGAGCAAGCGACGCCAGGCCCACGAGGACGGCGCCTGGGTCAGAGAAGCGGCGGCGGCCTACGCGGACAAGCACACCGGAAAGCACGGGGAGGCACGGGCATGA
- a CDS encoding DUF5819 family protein → MSDDGRRPPEDPSAHGRNHLDDPSVAASEAPDAPGTPPGAEGAGAGITALSLPYQVVAAVALAVVGVFACVHLAMVFLHVAPSNTLTKRHGEAVSDWIYPEFEQNWKLFAPNPLQTNISVEVRAELVGADGGRRTTGWIDLTAQDIEAIRHNPMPSHAQQNQLRRAVDFYLNTHTDDHRPNGLRGTLSEQYIRRIAMLRLEAVEGPGGRAVGPDVRRIQLRTVSRTVPAARWNTEKTRTTPSYRDFPWWRITEADRSAGAVTSRTEAGR, encoded by the coding sequence ATGAGTGACGACGGGCGCAGACCCCCCGAGGACCCCTCGGCCCACGGACGAAATCACCTCGATGACCCGTCGGTCGCCGCTTCCGAGGCCCCGGACGCCCCCGGCACCCCTCCCGGGGCCGAGGGGGCCGGCGCAGGGATCACGGCCCTCTCGCTGCCGTACCAGGTCGTCGCCGCCGTGGCGCTCGCCGTCGTCGGCGTGTTCGCCTGCGTCCACCTGGCGATGGTGTTCCTGCACGTGGCGCCGTCCAACACGCTGACCAAGCGGCACGGCGAGGCCGTCAGCGACTGGATCTACCCCGAGTTCGAGCAGAACTGGAAGCTCTTCGCGCCCAACCCGCTCCAGACGAACATCTCCGTCGAGGTCCGGGCCGAGCTCGTCGGCGCCGACGGGGGCCGCCGCACCACCGGCTGGATCGACCTCACCGCCCAGGACATCGAGGCGATCCGCCACAACCCGATGCCCAGCCACGCGCAGCAGAACCAGCTCCGCAGGGCCGTGGACTTCTACCTCAACACGCACACCGACGACCACCGCCCCAACGGACTGCGCGGCACCCTCTCGGAGCAGTACATCCGCCGGATCGCGATGCTCAGGCTCGAAGCCGTCGAAGGACCCGGCGGGCGGGCCGTCGGCCCCGACGTGCGGCGCATCCAGCTCCGCACCGTCTCCCGGACCGTCCCCGCCGCCCGGTGGAACACCGAGAAGACGCGGACCACCCCCTCCTACCGGGACTTCCCGTGGTGGAGGATCACCGAGGCCGACCGGTCCGCCGGCGCCGTCACGAGCCGCACGGAGGCGGGCCGATGA
- a CDS encoding HTTM domain-containing protein, with amino-acid sequence MSTSTATPARAREPFDRRLARGVQAVTSRPLAPYQSAIIRIGFSLTWLLFLLRELPHRHQLYGPEGPWSWELAQRLIADNRAFTVLLWSDGRIWFEVVYGLAVLSAALLLVGWRTRAVSVVFMVGVLSLLNRSIFVGDGGDNVLHIVSIYLVFTRCGRVWSLDARRAAREDRAARAGEPGRRDVVGPLLWVVLGGFLLAATWFSDVSGEWWVPVLLWVLWLGNGLWWLVCRIAPGEPRTLLDVLANLAHNAVLVVIMAEVCLIYATAGWYKIQGSRWQDGTALFYPLHLDYFSPWPALSELLGASGVMVMLLSYGTVIVQVAFPFTLFNRKVKNVLLVAMMMEHAGIAVLLGLPVFSLAMISADAVFLPTAFLVWLGARVAAGRDRLLKRAPAGTLPEQRRTAEEHGPRTLVG; translated from the coding sequence ATGAGCACTTCCACCGCCACGCCCGCGCGTGCCCGCGAACCCTTCGACCGCCGGCTCGCCCGCGGGGTGCAGGCCGTCACCAGCCGTCCCCTCGCCCCGTACCAGAGCGCGATCATCCGGATCGGCTTCTCGCTGACCTGGCTGCTCTTCCTGCTGCGCGAGCTGCCCCACCGGCACCAGCTGTACGGACCCGAGGGTCCCTGGTCCTGGGAGCTGGCGCAGCGGCTGATCGCCGACAACCGGGCCTTCACGGTGCTCCTGTGGTCGGACGGCCGGATCTGGTTCGAGGTCGTCTACGGGCTCGCGGTGCTCTCGGCCGCGCTGCTCCTCGTCGGGTGGCGTACCCGGGCCGTGTCCGTGGTCTTCATGGTCGGGGTGCTCTCGCTGCTGAATCGCTCCATCTTCGTGGGCGACGGCGGCGACAACGTCCTGCACATCGTCTCGATCTACCTCGTCTTCACCCGCTGCGGCCGGGTGTGGTCCCTGGACGCCCGGCGGGCGGCCCGTGAGGACCGGGCGGCCCGGGCCGGGGAGCCCGGGCGCCGTGATGTCGTCGGACCGCTGCTGTGGGTGGTGCTCGGCGGCTTCCTCCTCGCCGCCACCTGGTTCAGCGACGTCTCCGGCGAGTGGTGGGTGCCGGTGCTGCTGTGGGTGCTGTGGCTCGGCAACGGGCTGTGGTGGCTGGTCTGCCGGATCGCCCCCGGGGAGCCGCGCACCCTGCTCGACGTCCTCGCGAACCTCGCGCACAACGCCGTCCTCGTCGTGATCATGGCCGAGGTCTGTCTGATCTACGCCACGGCCGGCTGGTACAAGATCCAGGGCTCGCGCTGGCAGGACGGGACCGCGCTGTTCTACCCGCTCCACCTGGACTACTTCTCCCCCTGGCCGGCCCTCTCCGAGCTGCTCGGCGCCAGCGGGGTCATGGTGATGCTGCTGTCCTACGGCACGGTCATCGTCCAGGTCGCCTTCCCCTTCACGCTCTTCAACCGCAAGGTCAAGAACGTCCTCCTGGTCGCGATGATGATGGAGCACGCCGGGATCGCGGTGCTCCTCGGACTGCCCGTCTTCTCGCTCGCGATGATCTCCGCCGACGCCGTGTTCCTGCCGACGGCGTTCCTGGTGTGGCTGGGCGCCCGGGTGGCCGCGGGCAGGGACCGGCTGCTGAAGCGGGCCCCCGCCGGGACGCTGCCCGAGCAGCGCCGTACGGCCGAGGAGCACGGCCCCCGTACCCTCGTCGGGTGA
- a CDS encoding TrmH family RNA methyltransferase, whose amino-acid sequence MSTTEEQPEPVQYDEGFGPEIGVGPHPEPWPRDERYDPELLAGGDRRNVVDRYRYWTREAVVADLDTRRHDFHVAVENWGHDFNIGSVVRTANAFLAKEVHIVGRRRWNRRGAMVTDRYQHVRHHPDTESLTSWAAAEGIPVIGIDNLPGAVPLERTVLPRRCVLLFGQEGPGLTEEARAHVEMVCSIAQFGSTRSINAGAAAAIAMHAWVQRYAEIEAP is encoded by the coding sequence GTGAGCACCACGGAAGAACAGCCCGAGCCGGTCCAGTACGACGAGGGGTTCGGCCCCGAGATCGGCGTCGGGCCGCACCCGGAGCCGTGGCCGCGGGACGAGCGGTACGACCCCGAACTGCTCGCCGGCGGCGACCGGCGCAACGTCGTGGACCGCTACCGGTACTGGACGCGCGAGGCGGTCGTCGCCGATCTGGACACCCGGCGCCACGACTTCCACGTGGCGGTGGAGAACTGGGGCCACGACTTCAACATCGGCTCGGTCGTGCGGACCGCGAACGCCTTCCTGGCGAAGGAGGTCCACATCGTGGGCCGCCGCCGCTGGAACCGGCGGGGCGCCATGGTCACCGACCGCTACCAGCACGTCCGGCACCACCCGGACACCGAGTCGCTGACCTCGTGGGCGGCGGCCGAGGGCATCCCCGTCATCGGGATCGACAACCTGCCGGGCGCCGTCCCGCTGGAGCGGACCGTGCTCCCCCGCCGCTGCGTGCTGCTCTTCGGACAGGAGGGCCCGGGGCTCACCGAGGAGGCCCGCGCCCATGTGGAGATGGTCTGCTCGATCGCCCAGTTCGGCTCGACCCGGTCGATCAACGCGGGCGCGGCCGCCGCGATCGCCATGCACGCGTGGGTGCAGCGGTACGCGGAGATCGAGGCGCCGTAA
- the paaN gene encoding phenylacetic acid degradation protein PaaN: protein MATAQLTTDRLAEKHRSTLDQALATIRTRAYWSPYPEHPKAYGADGSLDAAAGLAAHQSALNTRFDLDQPGTDGWTGGEISPYGPSLGIEYPHADLDVLLPAMRAGMGAWRDAGAETRALVCLEILARISARTHEFAHAVMHTSGQAFMMAFQAGGPHAQDRGLEAVAYAYEEQTRTPAGRADWSKPQGKRDPLELSKEFTPVGRGIALVIGCNTFPTWNGYPGLFASLATGNPVLVKPHPRAVLPLALTVKIAREVLAEAGFDPNLVALAVERPGEGIAKTLAVRPEIRIIDYTGSTAFGDWLEANARQAQVYTEKAGVNTVVVDSTDNYKGMLANLAFSLSLYSGQMCTTPQNLLIPRDGITTDQGPKSYDEVVADLAAAVGGLLGDDARANGLLGALVNPDVKARLEAAAGLGEVALASREVVNPEYPDAVVRTPVIVKLDGSKPDAQAAYFSECFGPVSFAVSVDSTADALELLRRTVREKGAMTVGAYTTSADTERAVEEVCLEESAQLSLNLTGGVYVNQTAAFSDFHGSGGNPAANAALCDGAFVSNRFRVVEVRRQA from the coding sequence ATGGCCACCGCTCAGCTGACCACCGACCGTCTGGCCGAGAAGCACCGGTCCACACTCGACCAGGCGCTCGCCACCATCCGCACCCGCGCCTACTGGTCGCCGTACCCCGAGCACCCGAAGGCGTACGGCGCGGACGGCTCGCTCGACGCCGCGGCGGGCCTCGCCGCCCACCAGTCCGCGCTGAACACCCGCTTCGACCTCGACCAGCCCGGCACGGACGGCTGGACCGGCGGCGAGATCTCGCCGTACGGCCCGTCGCTCGGCATCGAGTACCCGCACGCCGACCTCGACGTGCTGCTCCCCGCCATGCGCGCGGGCATGGGCGCCTGGCGGGACGCCGGCGCCGAGACCCGCGCCCTGGTCTGCCTGGAGATCCTCGCCCGGATCTCCGCCCGGACCCACGAGTTCGCCCACGCCGTCATGCACACCAGCGGCCAGGCGTTCATGATGGCGTTCCAGGCCGGCGGCCCGCACGCCCAGGACCGCGGCCTGGAGGCCGTGGCGTACGCGTACGAGGAGCAGACCCGCACGCCCGCCGGGCGGGCCGACTGGTCCAAGCCGCAGGGCAAGCGCGACCCCCTGGAGCTGAGCAAGGAGTTCACCCCGGTCGGCCGCGGCATCGCGCTGGTCATCGGCTGCAACACCTTCCCCACGTGGAACGGCTACCCGGGCCTGTTCGCCTCCCTCGCCACCGGCAACCCGGTCCTGGTCAAGCCGCACCCGCGCGCCGTCCTGCCGCTCGCGCTGACGGTGAAGATCGCCCGTGAGGTGCTCGCGGAGGCCGGCTTCGACCCGAACCTGGTCGCGCTCGCCGTCGAGCGTCCCGGCGAGGGCATCGCCAAGACCCTGGCCGTGCGCCCCGAGATCCGGATCATCGACTACACCGGCTCCACCGCCTTCGGCGACTGGCTGGAGGCCAACGCCCGCCAGGCCCAGGTCTACACCGAGAAGGCCGGCGTCAACACGGTCGTGGTGGACTCCACCGACAACTACAAGGGGATGCTGGCCAACCTGGCCTTCTCGCTGTCCCTCTACAGCGGCCAGATGTGCACCACCCCGCAGAACCTGCTGATCCCCCGCGACGGCATCACCACCGACCAGGGCCCGAAGTCGTACGACGAGGTCGTCGCCGACCTCGCGGCGGCGGTCGGCGGCCTGCTCGGCGACGACGCCCGGGCGAACGGTCTGCTCGGCGCCCTGGTCAACCCGGACGTGAAGGCGCGCCTGGAGGCCGCCGCCGGGCTCGGCGAGGTCGCGCTCGCCTCCCGCGAGGTGGTCAACCCGGAGTACCCGGACGCCGTGGTCCGGACGCCGGTCATCGTGAAGCTGGACGGCTCCAAGCCGGACGCCCAGGCCGCGTACTTCTCGGAGTGCTTCGGCCCTGTCTCCTTCGCGGTCTCGGTGGACTCCACCGCCGACGCCCTGGAGCTGCTGCGCCGCACGGTCCGTGAGAAGGGCGCGATGACGGTCGGCGCCTACACGACCTCGGCGGACACCGAGCGCGCGGTGGAGGAGGTCTGCCTGGAGGAGTCGGCCCAGCTCTCGCTGAACCTCACGGGCGGGGTGTACGTGAACCAGACGGCCGCGTTCTCCGACTTCCACGGCTCCGGCGGCAACCCGGCGGCGAACGCCGCGCTGTGCGACGGCGCCTTCGTCTCCAACCGCTTCCGGGTGGTGGAGGTCCGCCGCCAGGCCTGA